TTTCGGGTGTTCCCGGGCTCGAATCGACCGGGCTTTGggtctaggatggactacgcgccATGCGTAATCCACCTATGGCCTGAGCGGGGCTAGGGAAGGCTCGGGGCGGCGTGCgcaccggcgacggcgcctctgcgcggtggcgctcgccgtcgtgcgatgTGCGGGCGGTTCAGAGGCTCGGGTTTGGGCGCAACAtagtgtgcgtgcgtgcgcaAGGCCAACTAAAGCCTAGACAAGGCCGACACGAGGCTGTGCAGTGGTGCAGGGTGTCTGCCACGGCGGAGCagtggcgcgcgcggcggcgagacaCCAGCACGTGGTGTTTCGGCTTTTGTGTGGGGCTCCGCGCTAAGCCAACAGGCGCAACAGGTAAAGGGAGTCACGGTAGTGCTCACCTAGGCTCGAACTCGAGCTGCGTGGTCGTGCAGGGGTGTCGACAGCGAGGTCGGACGGCGGAGCTGAGACGAAGCTCGGGGTCCGGGAGGTGCAGTGCTTCTCCGGGCGCCTGGATCCCACAGGCCGACGCGTGGTACTCCTGCGAAGCCAGCGCAGGGGTCAGCGTGACCTGAGAACCACCGGCGGCAAGCAATTACTCGGAGCTCGGTGCTTACCGGAGTTGGGGGCTCGGCGCGATTCCGGCGATGCAGAGGCTTAGGATCGAGGCAAAGAGCTGGGGAGGTGTCCTGGGGCTACGGTGGAGCTGCTGCGGTGGCTCGCGGTGGCTGGGGTGTGGCGTAGCGGCGaggccacggcggagcagaggctTTGCTCCGGCACGGAGGTCGTGGGGGTGGTACTGGGGTGCGGAGGTGGCAGCGGTGTGGTGAGGGTAAGGCACAGGGGGGTTGCGGGTGCTAATTAAAGGAGGCCCGGTGtcttggcgtgcgtgcccggtgcAAGCGCGGCAGGGATCGTGGCCGTGATCCGTGTGTGGGGACTGATTGATGCTTCTCTAAAACAGCGATGATCTTGTTcgtctcctcttctgagagtttgtcgctaatgatcacgggagactctacatcgGTATTCAGAAAGGCATATCTAAGCCCggaaggtaaaggctttagctcaatcggaggtcgtgatggcTTTTCAGTCGCAGGCAGTTCAGAAGTTTCATCGGGGTCTTCTTCTGCATCGCTGACTTCTTTCGGCATTTTctcgatatcctcctcgaggTCTGAGTCAAAAGACTCGAaggtggaagtggccattatttcctcgattggCTCTGGAGTAGGGAGATCTTCCACTGAGCATTTTAGTGCTCGATCCACGGGAACGTGGAAAgtgtccttccctaacttgatgtttaaacatccgtcCTTAGGAACATCCTTAAAGAGAGCCTTAAGGGGATATCCTATCAAGAAAtcgaagttgagatcttcgaagataTGAAAGTTTAGACGGACtttaacatcattgtgccaAAATGGCGCATCGGTGTTTATCCCGTAACTGCTCgtaagagaacctgaaggtctcTTGAGCTGTCTGTCTGTCAGAGTGAGCTCGTAATTTCCTAGAAAAGCAAAGGCAAACTTATTTGACATGAGATTAGCTCCGACAGTGGGACTATAGAGAGCGTCCACATTTTGATCTTGGATACGGCAACGGAATGATGAGGATGGAGAGTTTAGATGGATTGGGGTTAAGGATGATTCTCCTTCCTGCAACCACTTGTTGCTTATCAACATCATCAACTCTTGAATCGTCTCCCGAAGGAAATTCTCCTCTAAGGGATCCGTAGGAGTGACAGGACTTGGTGGTCGCTTCTGacagaagtatcttgaggtgttgccAAAATCTTCAAAGACATCCGGCTCGATACTTCGGAGAAACTCCGGAGGTAGAGGGTCTTCCTAATCCGATGTTTCAGATTTATGTTCAGGGGTGGTTTCATAAATCGAATCTACTGATTGGCTTTCGGAGGGTTCCGATTCGATTTCTGAAGATTCCGCTTGATGCATCTCGGGCTCTGTGGGAACTGGCTCTTGGATACAAACGAAAAAAGTTCTGTCGAAGATTTTGTCGAGGACTTCCCTACTCTTGGCGAGGGTAAGATGAGGGAAAGATTCTCCAGAGgtaagatcgagatggtgtgtagactccttgtcaagactagcataaaaatgctgaagcaataaatgctcgggtaatgacaagtctgggcctgattttaccaataaggtaaatctaccccaagctacaccgattgattccttatcGTTCTGACGGAAAGTCAAAATTTCCGTTCGTAAGGTACATATTCATGAAAGCGGGAAGAACACAGAACAGAATCTGTCCtgaagttcaatccaacttccattcacatAGCCCATGACACGAATCTACCATTGCTTCGCCTCtcccgaaagggaaaaaggaaacaacttccatttaagagtttcgtgtgtcatgcccgagattttcttgcatgaacacacttgctcaaacTCGCGCAGATGGTGatagggattttcacaatcccttctTGAAAAGGAATTTCCCTGAACAAAGGCTATATAACCTGAGTtgagttcatagctagtagaaagaattgggtcagcagaaggtgctggctcatagaactcgctcttgggtgaagagagatgtaaaagggatagctgctccatgggtagtgggggttgaggtagaatcaaggaaaaagaaaaaagaaaatacgaggacgactaagtctaaagataatgtagctaccattccccggcaacggcaccagaaagctTATTGGTactttgcaacgtcacgaataaaatacgcaagcgcacggataccgctgtagctttcacccaagagtattccagggtatcgtatccactaaggAACGtaagtacactatctacggttTTAGGCTCATctaaggacacacacgccggtgtggagaagatagaagagaggacttcCTAGATCTAGAAtatatgcctagaagaagagatcacattgccattatacttcgagctaccagTTTCGATCGACTTATACAAGCTAATAGCTCCGGTAatagtgctctatccaatatcctaACGTGAAGGATAACTCGGGCtaggacagggctgtcaccacctgccggctacctctacaaaccgtgggactattggacaactgagtggtataatctagcctagacaccacgtctacgcctttccctactaaccttagccctggccaagactacccttttctatccaggttcttaagctaagatcaaatgctactttataagcatacacatcaaataatataaggcagagatgataacttggatctagactctaattctaaataagcaaaggaagtctcaaacacttacaaccgaataagcatccgtcgaggtacaagcggagaagagtgctgacagacccggcacttccccaaCTCCCCCTTACTCTCCTCCTCTtattctacacctcctagtctacctaatcatctaggatgaaggcctccaACTCCAAGGGagaaggtgagttgagagggtgtggtgtgatgtgtgttccatttctctacccccccccccctctatatttataggagggagccacggccaaGGGAGGTGTCATCTGCAGCTGATCTTTGGCAAACTGACATACTCATCCAATTAGCTTCCTCCATGTGTCCAGTTTaagtcggtggggcccacgggcaggTCGGCCGACTAGGCAGGTtggccggcctcccagtgggcccaccgaccttctctTTTGGTCGATGGGTTCCTTcctgggcccacatgtcattggCATGGGTATTGGCTTTTGTCATGTTGGTTTCTttctctggtgggccctctactccatattctgacacgTGTTGCATCCTGATTCGCTGGAACATCGTGTCTTGGATCAAACTACACTATTATACTGCAAAATCAGCtagaaatcacctgcacacattctagaacatcatctgtggaattcgttagaaaataaatctatcctagcatttattccacattatggttcATTTTTGtgtaggagttgacggtcaaaataggtcgttagtgaccgttaACACGCACCGACCTGCTACAAAAACAAGAACCAATACCAACAGGACACAGCCGTGGAACTCACCAACGACCCGGGCCAGCGCGTCTGTggtcgcgccgcgcgccgccaccgtctctTCCTCCGCTGCACCCAGGGCCACCTCAACGGCATCCAGGCTCCCTCGCAGGCGCCCGATTTCCCCTATAGCAGCCGAGTACCAACTGCACGCCTGGTCCGCCTCGCGAACCAGGTCCGTCACGTCCGGGTGCTGCTCCTCCGAAGGGTCGGAATTCGACGAGGAGGACCAGCCGGACGACGACGAAGGCGAGCCCggggcggcagtggcggcggcggacgttCCAGCGCCGCCCCGCACCTCTATCCACTGTCGCGGACCACTCGACGCAGCGCTGCCAAAAAAACCACCATTGATGAAACATCAGAACGGGAAGGTGAGAACGAGCAATAAGGAAACAAAGAAGGCGACGATGGATACCCCTAGTAGAAGAGCTCCTGATGAAGACGCGGCGGACCACGCGGCAGGGCACTGGACTCCTCGTCAACATCACGAGGGCGCTTGCCATCAGCCATCAACGAAGTCTGATGTGGCGGCGGAAGCGGTTGTGCTCTCCCCTCGCCTTGCTCCCTCTTGCCCCTCTAGcgcttctctctcttttttcctcttTCTGTGAGCACGGATGAAGGCGACGGCCGGGGGAACAAGAGATTACGCCCTCCCTACTCCGAGGCAGTTCCGAGACGAGCGACGCCTCGGACCCCATGACGGAAAAAAATTGGTGCAGGAGCCTGGAGCCATCCCATCCGCGATCCATGCCGCCGCGGACGCCTGTCACCACCACCACAGCAACTATCACGGCAAGTCCGCGGGATGTGGCCATGTGGGTCATCAATTGGCAGATCAACGACTAGGAGGGAGCGGGCTAGACAAGAAAAAGGCCCGTGAGAGGTTTTGCGGCCCATCTAACACAGCAGATGATAATATCGGCAATTACAAGTTGTTTGAAAAGTAGGTTCAAATTGTACTATGTGTGCATCCAAAACGATTCAAAAAATTAGAGAAAAAAATGTATTCAGAACCATATGTACCTTTATAGCCCATGTCCTAGGTATGGATGCAAAATTCAACTGTTTGAGATGGATAATTCAAACGTCTATACCTAAGGtagtttgaaaaaaattaataaaatcaTAAGTTTGTCAGAAAATCGTACAAACTTACACAGTAACATATGTTAGGTATATAAGcttgtgaaaaaaaaattcaacggTTTTGGGAAAGTTGGACcatacattgttcacaaatggATACATCTCCTACATAGTTTCCTATAACTCAAGACAAACTATCATGTTTCTATAGCTCAGTAAAACTTTTGGCCTCATATACACCTCCAATTGGGATACAATATAATATTTACCTTACAATTACAGAATATGAAGTTATATTTGCAATTTTTATGGCAAATCTTTTATTAATTATTATTTTGAGGTGTAACAAACTATGTGATATGTAAATGATCTATGCAATAGTGTGACAATTTCAAAACAAACACAACTAAATGGAAGATAGGGGTTTTAGATAAAATTGAGAAAAAGAATCATCAAAATCGGAGTTCGTATGAGGGAGAAATACCAGTTACAAGTTCTAAGCCCGGATTAAAATGAAAAAATGTACAATTTACGACCTCTTATGCATGTGAACCAATCACGTGCTACCACGTGGACCAGCAGGCGAAGCCCGCCCCACCCACCGCGCTGGTGGCACATGTCCATTAAAATTAATTTGTATAGCATTATATGTCCTGTACGTTCAAAGCCGAGCCGTTGTTCTAGTGGTAGCGATGTTTAATCTGAACCCTATGGACCTGTGTTCGAACCCTATTTTTGCCTCTTTTACCTCCAAATTTTTTCCCCTTTCCAATTGTCCAACATAGATTCAGACATACGGATTCATCCACACGACAAATTAAGACAAACCCACACGATTAACGAAACATAGGATTAGCAATTGTTCACCATACACAGGATCTTCCCAAGCATTATGGACACCAAATTAACACCCACACTGATAGTGATTTCAAAAAAAACACTAACACCCACACCCAGTTTTTGCTCTCGATTTCGAAATCTCAACTTCATTTTCGAGGGTAGCAATCTTGGCTTGCGCTATTGCAAGCAACTTGCTCTTATCATCAAGTTTATCACCCATTTGAAGCATGTGCTTCCTCATGAACTCCAATTCATCGAAGGAGTCGGATGAGTCATCGTCGTCAGAGGAGACGTAGTCGCAGGAGGCCGGCCTCGAGACCCCGGATGCCGCCTTCTTCGGTGGCCTGCCGTGAGGGCGTTTAGCCAGCGGCGAGGCCTT
The nucleotide sequence above comes from Panicum virgatum strain AP13 chromosome 3K, P.virgatum_v5, whole genome shotgun sequence. Encoded proteins:
- the LOC120700868 gene encoding AF4/FMR2 family member lilli-like, which produces MVLIEVNNDSGFDSGMGFPMLAADLTAALQLLEPAKRPHGLAPTSKDISTASPAAKRPRGCPRKAKSPSSAWPVVKRPCGRPQKAASPSSASPATKRPRGSLRKVTSPYSALPVVKRPRGHPQKDAATSSALAPCTASSPEKRPSIAPSKASPLAKRPHGRPPKKAASGVSRPASCDYVSSDDDDSSDSFDELEFMRKHMLQMGDKLDDKSKLLAIAQAKIATLENEVEISKSRAKTGAASSGPRQWIEVRGGAGTSAAATAAPGSPSSSSGWSSSSNSDPSEEQHPDVTDLVREADQACSWYSAAIGEIGRLRGSLDAVEVALGAAEEETVAARGATTDALARVVGDF